The genomic region GGCGCTGCTGCTGTCCGTCGAGCGCGGCGTCGCCCTGCTCGAGGTGCCGCGCCAGGAGCTGGACCGGCTCACCAGCAACGGCGTGCACCAAGGCCTCGCGATCCAGATCCCGCCGTACGAGTACGCCCATCCCGACGACCTGCTGCGCGCGGCGTACGACGCCGACCAGGTGCCGCTGATCGTCGCGCTGGACGGTGTGACCGACCCCCGCAACCTGGGCGCGATCACCCGCTCGGCGGCGGCGTTCGGCGCCCACGGCGTGCTGGTCCCCGAGCGCCGCGCCGCCTCGGTGTCCGCGTCGGCCTGGAAGACCTCGGCCGGCGCCGCCGCCCGGATCCCGGTCGCCCGCGCCACCAACCTGAACCGCGCGCTGAAGTCCTACAAGGACGCCGGCCTGTTCGTCATCGGCCTGGACATGGACGGCGAGGTGGAGCTGCCCGACCTCCAGGCCGCCACCGACCCGATCGTCCTGGTCGTCGGCTCCGAGGGCAAAGGCCTGGCCCGCCTGGTCCGCGAGAACTGCGACCTCATCGTCTCCATCCCGATGACGTCGGCCACCGAGTCCCTCAACGCCGGCATCGCCACCGGCGTAGCCCTCTACGAAATCTCCCGCCGCCGCACCCAGTGAGCTCGGACGCTGTGGCCTTGATGTACCTACCTCAGGTAGGTACATTGGCGTCATGGTGACCATCGGGCTGCGCGAACTGAATCAGAACCCGTCGAAGGCGGTGGCCCGCGTCCGGGCCGGCGAGACGATCGTGGTCACCGACCGCGGACGGCCGGTGCTCCGGCTCGTTCCCGAGCAGGAACAGCCCGCAACGCTGCAGCACATGATCGACTCCGGCGAAGTGGCTCCACCGGCTGAGTTCGGCATGCCGGATCTGGCGCTGGAGCTGGCACCGGAGGTCGAAAGCCTTTCCGACCTGCTGATCTCGGACCGCGACAAGGAGCGGCGTCGGTGATCTACCTGGACGCTTGTGCGCTGCTGAAGT from Kribbella flavida DSM 17836 harbors:
- the rlmB gene encoding 23S rRNA (guanosine(2251)-2'-O)-methyltransferase RlmB, whose product is MPGSSQRKGAIRKKARGNPTAGSGGRVRRGLEGRGPTPKAEERVKHPAYKRAKAKAKAQERSAGRRPARKDPDATVEWVYGRNPVVEALRAGVPASAIYVAEGTERDPRLREALLLSVERGVALLEVPRQELDRLTSNGVHQGLAIQIPPYEYAHPDDLLRAAYDADQVPLIVALDGVTDPRNLGAITRSAAAFGAHGVLVPERRAASVSASAWKTSAGAAARIPVARATNLNRALKSYKDAGLFVIGLDMDGEVELPDLQAATDPIVLVVGSEGKGLARLVRENCDLIVSIPMTSATESLNAGIATGVALYEISRRRTQ
- a CDS encoding type II toxin-antitoxin system Phd/YefM family antitoxin: MVTIGLRELNQNPSKAVARVRAGETIVVTDRGRPVLRLVPEQEQPATLQHMIDSGEVAPPAEFGMPDLALELAPEVESLSDLLISDRDKERRR